Proteins encoded together in one Musa acuminata AAA Group cultivar baxijiao chromosome BXJ3-6, Cavendish_Baxijiao_AAA, whole genome shotgun sequence window:
- the LOC103987177 gene encoding putative HVA22-like protein g, with amino-acid sequence MLAEYITRLLVVVFGYAYPAFECFKTLEQGQGNAQQLRFWCQYWIIVAILTVIEMPGNFLVSLLPMYGEAKLAFLVYLWYPKTKGTDVVYETFLRPLVMQYEPDIEERFRNLRAKSGQLLVFYLKNFTEKGQILFLEALHYVVSKSSGSTEKTKRSSWMSRLVANKKQEKEEKEKPGVEKLEEIADALLGANPKQRRSRPHK; translated from the exons ATGTTGGCAGAGTACATAACCAGACTTCTCGT GGTGGTGTTTGGATATGCTTATCCAGCTTTCGAGTGCTTCAAGACATTAGAGCAGGGTCAAGGCAACGCACAGCAGCTTCGATTCTGGTGCCAGTACTG GATCATTGTGGCAATACTAACAGTCATCGAGATGCCTGGCAATTTCCTTGTTTCATT GTTGCCAATGTATGGAGAAGCGAAGCTGGCCTTCTTGGTCTACCTGTGGTACCCAAAGACGAAG GGAACTGATGTTGTTTATGAGACCTTCCTCCGGCCGCTGGTGATGCAGTATGAGCCTGACATCGAAGAGAGGTTTAGGAACCTGAGGGCTAAATCTGGGCAACTGCTTGTGTTCTATCTCAAGAACTTCACAGAGAAAGGGCAGATTTTGTTCTTGGAAGCCCTCCACTATGTGGTCTCTAAGTCATCAGGCAGCACTGAG AAAACAAAACGATCATCATGGATGAGCCGGTTAGTCGCCAAcaagaaacaagagaaagaagaaaaagagaaaccaGGAGTAGAGAAATTGGAAGAGATTGCGGATGCTCTCCTTGGCGCCAACCCAAAGCAACGGCGATCGCGTCCACACAAATAA
- the LOC135582281 gene encoding transcription factor E2FB-like has protein sequence MSGGRAAGSRAPQPTGQIRQPPKRHLPFPSTRPPFLAPDEYHRFPGPDGRGIAGDETADALVIKTPLKRKREHEENEAGESSEWMTSPGYAEGLNNLLLTPVSGKGGKASGRSKIAKYNKSGPHTPMSNAGSPSGNTLTPVGTCRYDSSLGLLTKKFINLLKHAHDGILDLNNAAETLGVQKRRIYDITNVLEGIGLIEKKLKNKIRWKGQDSTRPGEVDDDLSVLQAEVEKLALQEHSLDDRISEMREKLGVLSEDVNNQKWLYMTEDDIKSLPCFQNETLIAIKAPHGTTLEVPDPDEAGDYLQRRYRIVLRSTMGPIDVYLVSQFEEKFEEVSGVVTPPKLHSGKSMANPETLGNPTLAVATEESKEKELQVNNQDSQRGFPDVNSSQDFGSGMMKIVPSDVDTDADYWLLSDSGFSITDMWKTAPEVQWDGIDVFNTDDFVTGSASTYQPQTPSSVTDVPSNANSTPR, from the exons ATGTCTGGTGGCCGAGCAGCTGGGAGTCGCGCGCCACAGCCGACGGGGCAGATCCGACAGCCGCCGAAGCGGCACCTGCCGTTCCCCTCGACGAGGCCCCCGTTCCTCGCCCCGGACGAGTACCATCGCTTCCCGGGCCCCGACGGGCGGGGAATCGCTGGCGATGAGACGGCCGATGCCCTGGTTATCAAAACGCCT TTGAAGCGGAAGCGTGAACACGAAGAAAATGAAGCTGGAGAATCAAGTGAGTGGATGACTAGTCCTGGTTATGCTGAAGGACTCAATAATCTTCTTCTCACACCGGTATCAGGAAAAGGAGGAAAGGCATCTGGGAGATCCAAAATTGCAAAGTACAATAAGTCTGGCCCTCATACCCCAATGTCAAATGCTG GTTCTCCTTCAGGCAATACTCTCACTCCTGTTGGTACTTGCCGTTATGACAGCTCTCTAG GACTTCTGACCAAAAAGTTCATTAATTTGCTTAAACATGCACACGATGGCATCCTTGATTTGAATAATGCTGCGGAAACACTTGGG GTGCAAAAGAGGCGGATTTATGACATAACTAATGTCCTTGAAGGGATTGGACTTATAGAAAAGAAACTCAAGAACAAAATTCGTTGGAA AGGACAAGATAGCACAAGACCAGGAGAAGTTGATGATGATCTTTCAGTACTACAG GCAGAAGTTGAAAAACTTGCTTTGCAAGAGCACAGTTTAGATGATCGTATCAG TGAAATGCGTGAAAAATTAGGGGTGCTTAGTGAAGATGTAAACAATCAGAA GTGGCTGTATATGACCGAAGATGACATCAAAAGTCTGCCATGCTTTCAG AATGAAACATTAATAGCAATAAAAGCGCCTCATGGTACTACCCTGGAAGTTCCAGATCCTGATGAG GCTGGTGATTATCTACAGAGGAGATACAGGATTGTCCTAAGAAGTACGATGGGTCCGATAGATGTTTACCTTGTTAG TCAATTTGAGGAGAAGTTTGAGGAGGTGAGTGGTGTTGTGACACCTCCAAAGCTCCATTCTGGTAAATCAATGGCAAACCCAGAAACTCTTGGGAACCCCACGCTGGCTGTTGCCACGGAAGAGAGCAAAGAGAAGGAACTGCAAGTAAATAATCAAGATAGTCAGAGGGGGTTCCCTGACGTAAACTCCTCGCAGGATTTTGGCAGCGGCATGATGAAGATTGTTCCTTCAGATGTTGAT acTGATGCTGATTACTGGCTTCTATCAGATTCTGGATTTAGCATTACAGATATGTGGAAGACTGCAC CTGAGGTACAATGGGATGGAATTGATGTATTCAACACAGATGACTTTGTTACGGGTAGTGCTAGCACATATCAGCCGCAAACTCCATCCAGTGTTACTGATGTCCCCTCTAATGCAAATTCGACTCCTAGATAA
- the LOC135640608 gene encoding uncharacterized protein LOC135640608: MRNKPARKENNSQEILKSLCHEATWNWTWMIHNWNIWLTSLSSLSVDDASNNIGVFPLVVKRQVRKVICRSEDGICSGRVFLTTFFFSFIFFFWSPNYYGSHSQDHHIMFTVIHYRSACSVNNVDCSTAMKDISTPALMSHFKRLAYTVVSPDTILSNKILLI, from the exons ATGAGAAATAAGCCTGCAAGGAAAGAAAATAACAGCCAGGAAATCTTG AAATCCTTATGCCATGAAGCCACCTGGAACTGGACATGGATGATCCATAACTGGAATATATGGTTAACTAGTTTATCATCTTTATCAGTTGATGATGCGAGTAATAACATAGGTGTCTTCCCCCTGGTAGTTAA AAGACAAGTTAGAAAAGTAATATGTAGGTCCGAAGATGGAATATGTTCTGGAAGAGTCTTTTTGActaccttctttttttcttttattttctt CTTCTGGTCACCCAACTACTATGGCTCTCATAGCCAGGATCATCACATCATGTTTACAGTAATTCACTACAG GAGTGCCTGCTCTGTCAACAATGTGGATTGCTCAACTGCAATGAAGGACATCAGTACCCCAGCACTGATGTCTCACTTCAAAAGATTGGCATACACTGTAGTATCCCCTGACACAATCTTGTCTAACAAG ATATTGCTGATTTAA